In Thamnophis elegans isolate rThaEle1 chromosome 4, rThaEle1.pri, whole genome shotgun sequence, the following proteins share a genomic window:
- the LOC116507071 gene encoding amine sulfotransferase-like → MEPSDKDLYLHKGYYFIPVVSSPENIDSLESFEIRDDDTFIITYPKSGTVWTQNIVSLILYEGHRDGTENISLSDRAPWLEYNVNHVDLPNRPSPRVISSHLPYYLVPKGLRNKKGKIVYVFRNPKDVLVSGYHFLQILTMLETSKDFDVYLEKFLAGKVCCSLWLDHIEGWFNHKDDFNILFLSYEEMKKDLRSSVLKICNFLGKELTEKEVDVVVHKATFDNMKADSRTNYAVLDPTFTDSSKGVFLRKGIVGDWKNIMTVAQSERFDHVFKERMEKLPFKFCWDIQEDP, encoded by the exons ATGGAGCCATCAGACAAGGACCTATATCTACACAAAGGGTATTATTTTATACCAGTGGTGTCCTCACCTGAAAATATAGATTCATTGGAAAGTTTTGAAATCCGAGATGATGATACATTTATAATCACATATCCTAAATCAG GCACAGTGTGGACTCAGAACATTGTGAGCTTGATTCTTTATGAAGGTCATCGAGATGGAACTGAAAATATTAGCCTGTCTGACAGGGCACCATGGCTAGAGTATAATGTTAATCATGTAGATTTACCTAATCGCCCATCACCTCGTGTCATTTCTTCCCATCTGCCCTACTATTTGGTACCCAAAGGATTacgaaataaaaaaggaaaa ATTGTTTATGTGTTCAGAAATCCAAAGGATGTCTTGGTTTCTGGCTATCATTTTCTACAAATTCTAACCATGCTGGAAACATCAAAAGACTTTGATGTTTACTTGGAGAAGTTTTTGGCTGGCAAAG TGTGCTGTAGTTTATGGCTAGACCATATAGAAGGCTGGTTCAATCATAAGGATGATTTCaatattctcttcctttcttatgaagaaatgaaaaag GATCTGAGAAGTTCTGTACTGAAAATATGCAATTTCCTAGGAAAAGAACTGACTGAAAAGGAGGTGGATGTTGTGGTGCATAAAGCTACATTTGATAACATGAAGGCAGATTCTAGAACAAACTATGCAGTCCTGGATCCTACTTTTACAGATTCTAGCAAAGGGGTCTTTCTTCGTAAAG GCATTGTTGGGGACTGGAAGAACATCATGACTGTTGCCCAGAGTGAAAGGTTTGACCATGTCTTTAAGGAGAGGATGGAAAAGCTGCCTTTCAAGTTCTGCTGGGATATTCAGGAGGATCCATAA